The following coding sequences lie in one Pseudorca crassidens isolate mPseCra1 chromosome 2, mPseCra1.hap1, whole genome shotgun sequence genomic window:
- the DENND4B gene encoding DENN domain-containing protein 4B isoform X3 has product MAEERPPRLVDYFVIAGLAGNGAPIPEETWVPEPSGPLRPPRPAEPITDVAVIARALGEEVPQGYTCIQASAGGHPLELSAGLLGGTQPVICYRRGRDRPPLVELGVLYEGKERPKPGFQVLATTPYSHSANLAPPGPGHPRTYLTYRRAAEGAGLHALGITDLCLVLPSKGEGTPHTYCRLPRNLNPGMWGPAVYLCYKVGLAKANTLVYEAELLGRYPEEDNEAFPLPESVPVFCLPMGATIECWPAQTKYPVPVFSTFVLTGAAGDKVYGAALQFYEAFPRTRLSERQARALGLLSAVERGRALGGRAVRSRRAIAVLSRWPAFPAFRAFLTFLYRYSVSGPHRLPLEAHISHFIHNVPFPSPQRPRILVQMSPYDNLLLCQPVSSPLPLSGASFLQLLQSLGPELAITLLLAVLTEHKLLVHSLRPDLLTSVCEALVSMIFPLHWQCPYIPLCPLVLADVLSAPVPFIVGIHSSYFDLHDPPVDVICVDLDTNTLFHTEEKKPLSPRILPRRPYKVLLTTLTNLYQQLDQTYTGPEEEASLEFLLTDYEAVCGRRAQLEREVQGAFLRFMACLLKGYRDFLRPLTQAPSEGSRDVDNLFFLQGFLKSRERSSHKLYSQLLHTQMFSQFIEECSFGSARHAALEFFDSCVDKVHPEQEKPEPTPLVELEELSGSELTVFITPPEEPPAPEGSESTPQYCYDGFPELRAELFESPQEQPGALPVPGPSRSAPSSPAPRRTKQEMKIAQRMAQKSAAVPELWARCLLGHCYGLWFLCLPAYVRSAPSRVRALQTAYQVLRQMESRKVVLPDEVCYRVLMQLCSHYGQPVLSVRVMLDMRRAGIVPNTITYGYYNKAVLEGKWPSGTPGGRLRWAKLRNVVLGAAQFRQPLRERRQRWQRQKQEEEAETAAQEAGGSQTEPYLERPSPTRPLQRQTTWAGRSLRDPASPAGRLVKSGSLGSARGAQPTVEAAVAHMIEALGVLEPRGSPVPWHDGSLSDLSLTGEEPAPGGSPGDAGSALSTQSTETLQGPSGRVPKAGWHQDEASTPRRGLGARLQQLLTPSRRSPASRVPPPELPSDLPPPARRSPMDSLLRPRERPGSTASEVSSASLGSEWDLSESSLSSVSLRHSSERLSDTPGSLQPPSLEILLSSCSLCRACDSLVYDEEIMAGWAPDDSNLNTTCPFCTCPFVPLLSVQTFDSRPSAPSPKSASAGASGSKDAPVPGGPGPVLSDRRLCLALDEPQLCNGHVGGTSRRVESGAWAYLSPLVLRKELESLVENEGSEVLALPELPAAHPIIFWNLLWYFQRLRLPSILPCLVLASCDGPPPPQAPSPWIMPDPASVQVRLLWDVLTPDPNSCPPLYVLWRVHSQIPQRVVWPGPVPASLSLALLESVLRHVGLNEVHKAIGLLLETLGPPPTGLHLQRGIYREILFLTLAALGKDHVDIVAFDKKYKSAFNKLASSTGKEELRQRRAQMPTPKAIDCRKYFGAPLEC; this is encoded by the exons ATGGCGGAGGAGCGGCCCCCCCGGCTGGTGGATTACTTCGTGATAGCTGGGCTTGCAGGGAACGGAGCGCCCATCCCTGAGGAAACGTGGGTTCCTGAACCCAGTGGGCCCCTTCGCCCTCCCCGGCCAGCTGAGCCCATCACAGATGTGGCAGTCATCGCTAGGGCCCTGGGCGAGGAGGTGCCCCAGGGCTACACATGCATCCAGGCTTCTGCCGGGGGCCACCCCTTGGAACTCAGTGCTGGGCTCCTGGGTGGAACTCAACCAGTCATCTGCTACCGGAGGGGGCGTGACAGGCCCCCCCTCGTTGAGCTGGG GGTGTTGTATGAGGGGAAGGAACGTCCCAAGCCTGGCTTCCAAGTGCTAGCTACGACACCCTACAGCCACTCAGCCAACCTGGCCCCTCCAGGCCCTGGGCACCCCCGCACCTACCTCACTTACCGGCGGGCAGCAGAGGGGGCAGGGTTGCATGCCCTGGGCATCACTGACCTCTGCCTGGTGCTGCCCAGCAAGGGCGAGGGAACGCCTCATACTTACTGCCGATTGCCCCGCAACCTCAACCCTGGCATG TGGGGCCCAGCAGTGTACCTGTGCTACAAGGTGGGCCTGGCCAAGGCCAACACGCTGGTGTATGAGGCAG agctgctgggccgCTACCCAGAGGAGGACAATGAGGCGTTCCCGCTGCCCGAGTCAGTGCCCGTCTTCTGCCTGCCCATGGGGGCCACTATCGAGTGCTGGCCTGCCCAGACCAAGTACCCCGTGCCCGTCTTCTCCACCTTTGTGCTCACGGGTGCAGCTGGTGATAAG GTGTACGGTGCTGCCTTGCAGTTCTACGAGGCATTCCCGAGGACCAGGCTCTCAGAGCGGCAAGCGCGGGCCCTGGGCCTGCTGAGCGCCGTGGAGCGGGGCCGGGCACTGGGGGGCCGAGCTGTGCGCAGCCGCCGTGCCATCGCTGTGCTGTCCCGCTGGCCTGCCTTCCCTGCCTTCCGCGCCTTCCTCACCTTCCTCTACCGCTACTCCGTCTCAGGCCCCCACCGCCTGCCCCTGGAAGC gcACATCTCCCACTTCATTCACAatgtccccttcccttccccacagaGACCCCGCATCCTGGTGCAG ATGTCTCCCTATGACAACCTGCTCCTCTGCCAGCCTGTATCCTCACCCCTGCCCCTCAG TGGTGCCAGCTTCCTGCAGCTGCTGCAGAGCCTGGGCCCAGAGCTGGCTATCACGCTGCTGCTGGCTGTGCTCACGGAGCACAAACTGCTAGTCCACTCACTGCGGCCGGACCTGCTCACCAGCGTCTGCGAAGCCCTCGTCTCT ATGATCTTCCCGCTGCACTGGCAGTGCCCCTACATTCCGCTGTGCCCGCTAGTGCTGGCAGACGTGCTGAGCGCCCCCGTGCCCTTCATCGTGGGTATCCACTCCAGTTACTTCGATCTGCATGACCCGCCTGTGGATGTCATCTGTGTTGATCTTGATACCAACACACTCTTCCA CACTGAGGAAAAGAAGCCCCTCTCCCCTCGGATCCTGCCCCGCAGACCCTACAAGGTTCTGCTGACTACACTGACAAACCTATACCAGCAGCTGGATCAGA CATATACTGGACCCGAGGAGGAGGCCTCCCTGGAATTCCTGCTGACAGACTATGAGGCAGTGTGCGGCCGCCGGGCCCAGCTGGAGCGCGAGGTCCAGGGAGCCTTCCTCCGCTTCATGGCCTGCCTGCTCAAGGGCTACCGGGACTTCCTACGCCCGCTCACCCAGGCCCCCTCTGAGGGGTCTCGTGATGTCGACAACCTCTTCTTCCTGCAGG GCTTCCTCAAATCCCGAGAACGCTCCAGCCACAAGCTGTACTCCCAGCTGCTGCACACACAGATGTTCTCGCAGTTCATTGAGGAATGTTCTTTTGGCTCTGCTCGGCATGCTGCCCTGGAATTCTTTGACTCTTGTGTTGACAAG GTCCACCCAGAGCAGGAGAAGCCGGAGCCAACACCCTTGGTGGAGCTGGAGGAGCTGTCAGGAAGTGAGCTCACTGTCTTTATCACACCTCCCGAGGAGCCGCCGGCGCCAGAGGGCAGTGAATCTACCCCCCAGTACTG cTACGATGGGTTCCCCGAACTACGGGCTGAGCTGTTTGAGTCTCCTCAAGAGCAACCCGGGGCTCTGCCTGTGCCAGGTCCATCCCGTAGTGCCCCCAGCAGTCCTGCCCCTCGCCGTACCAAACAG GAGATGAAGATCGCACAGCGGATGGCACAGAAGTCAGCAGCTGTGCCTGAGCTCTGGGCCCGGTGCCTGCTGGGCCACTGCTATGGGCTGTGGTTCCTGTGTCTGCCTGCCTACGTGCGGTCGGCGCCCTCCAGGGTGCGGGCACTGCAAACGGCTTATCAGGTGCTGCGCCAGATGGAGAGCCGCAAGGTGGTGCTGCCCGACGAG GTGTGTTACCGGGTGTTGATGCAGCTCTGCTCACACTATGGGCAGCCCGTGTTGTCCGTGCGGGTCATGCTGGACATGCGGCGGGCAGGCATCGTGCCCAACACCATCACCTACGGCTACTATAACAAG GCCGTGCTGGAAGGCAAGTGGCCGTCTGGTACACCGGGTGGGCGCCTGCGCTGGGCCAAGCTCCGGAACGTGGTCCTGGGGGCTGCTCAGTTCCGCCAGCCCTTGAGAGAACGGCGGCAGCGGTGGCAGCGTcagaagcaggaggaggaggcagaGACGGCAGCACAAGAGGCAGGCGGCTCCCAGACAG AGCCCTATCTGGAGCGCCCCTCCCCTACCCGCCCCCTTCAGCGCCAGACTACCTGGGCTGGGCGAAGCCTGAGGGACCCTGCCTCGCCTGCGGGGCGCCTGGTGAAGAGTGGCAGCCTGGGGAGTGCCCGAGGGGCACAGCCCACTGTGGAGGCTGCCGTGGCCCACA TGATAGAGGCCTTGGGGGTGCTGGAACCCCGGGGATCACCTGTGCCCTGGCACGATGGAAGCCTCTCAGACCTGAGCCTGACCGGGGAGGAGCCGGCACCTGGAGGCAGCCCAGGGGACGCAGGCTCAGCCCTGAGTACCCAGTCCACTGAAACCCTGCAAGGGCCAAGTGGGCGGGTGCCCAAGGCTGGCTGGCATCAGGATGAGGCCAGCACCCCCCGAAGAGGGCTGGGTGCCCGCCTCCAACAGCTGCTCACTCCTTCCCGCCGCTCCCCTGCCTCTCGTGTTCCTCCGCCTGAGCTGCCCTCTGACCTGCCTCCCCCAGCCCGCCGCAGCCCCATGGACAGCCTTCTGCGCCCACGGGAGCGCCCTGGATCCACTGCATCCGAGGTA AGCTCAGCCTCTCTGGGCAGTGAGTGGGACCTCTCAGAATCTTCTCTCAGCAGCGTGAGCCTTCGCCATTCCTCAGAGCGCCTCAGTGACACCCCTGGATCCTTGCAGCCACCTTCCCTGGAA ATCCTGCTGTCTAGCTGCTCCTTGTGCCGCGCCTGTGATTCCCTGGTGTATGATGAGGAGATCATGGCTGGCTGGGCACCTGATGACTCCAACCTCAACACAACCTGTCCCTTCTGCACCTGCCCCTTTGTGCCCCTACTCAGTGTCCAGACCTTTGATTCCCGACCAAG TGCCCCCAGCCCCAAGTCTGCCTCTGCTGGTGCCAGTGGCAGCAAAGATGCTCCTGTCCCTGGGGGCCCAGGCCCTGTGCTCAGTGACCGCAGGCTCTGCCTTGCCCTGGATGAGCCCCAGCTCTGCAACGGACACGTGGGG GGTACGTCCCGGCGTGTCGAGAGTGGGGCATGGGCGTATCTGAGCCCCCTGGTGCTGCGTAAGGAACTGGAGTCGCTGGTAGAGAATGAGGGCAGTGAGGTACTGGCGTTGCCTGAGCTGCCTGCTGCTCACCCCATCATCTTCTGGAACCTTCTGTGGTATTTCCAGCGGCTACGCCTGCCCAGTATTCTGCCATGCCTGGTGCTGGCCTCCTGTGAtggccccccacctccccag GCCCCATCTCCTTGGATAATGCCTGATCCAGCATCTGTGCAGGTGCGGCTGCTGTGGGATgtcctgacccctgaccccaaCAGCTGCCCACCTCTCTATGTGCTCTGGAGGGTCCACA GCCAGATCCCCCAGCGGGTGGTATGGCCAGGCCCAGTACCTGCATCCCTTAGTCTAGCATTGCTGGAGTCCGTGCTGCGCCATGTCGGTCTCAATGAGGTGCACAAGGCTATAGGGCTCCTGCTGGAAACTCTAGGGCCCCCTCCCACTGGCCTGCACCTGCAGAG GGGCATCTACCGTGAGATCTTATTCCTGACATTGGCTGCTCTGGGCAAGGACCACGTGGACATAG TGGCCTTTGACAAGAAGTACAAGTCCGCCTTTAACAAGCTGGCCAGCAGCACGGGCAAGGAGGAACTGAGGCAGCGGCGGGCACAGATGCCCACCCCAAAGGCCATTGACTGCCGAAAATATTTTGGAGCACCTCTGGAATGCTAG
- the DENND4B gene encoding DENN domain-containing protein 4B isoform X1, producing the protein MKADAVSEGGAMAEERPPRLVDYFVIAGLAGNGAPIPEETWVPEPSGPLRPPRPAEPITDVAVIARALGEEVPQGYTCIQASAGGHPLELSAGLLGGTQPVICYRRGRDRPPLVELGVLYEGKERPKPGFQVLATTPYSHSANLAPPGPGHPRTYLTYRRAAEGAGLHALGITDLCLVLPSKGEGTPHTYCRLPRNLNPGMWGPAVYLCYKVGLAKANTLVYEAELLGRYPEEDNEAFPLPESVPVFCLPMGATIECWPAQTKYPVPVFSTFVLTGAAGDKVYGAALQFYEAFPRTRLSERQARALGLLSAVERGRALGGRAVRSRRAIAVLSRWPAFPAFRAFLTFLYRYSVSGPHRLPLEAHISHFIHNVPFPSPQRPRILVQMSPYDNLLLCQPVSSPLPLSGASFLQLLQSLGPELAITLLLAVLTEHKLLVHSLRPDLLTSVCEALVSMIFPLHWQCPYIPLCPLVLADVLSAPVPFIVGIHSSYFDLHDPPVDVICVDLDTNTLFHTEEKKPLSPRILPRRPYKVLLTTLTNLYQQLDQTYTGPEEEASLEFLLTDYEAVCGRRAQLEREVQGAFLRFMACLLKGYRDFLRPLTQAPSEGSRDVDNLFFLQGFLKSRERSSHKLYSQLLHTQMFSQFIEECSFGSARHAALEFFDSCVDKVHPEQEKPEPTPLVELEELSGSELTVFITPPEEPPAPEGSESTPQYCYDGFPELRAELFESPQEQPGALPVPGPSRSAPSSPAPRRTKQEMKIAQRMAQKSAAVPELWARCLLGHCYGLWFLCLPAYVRSAPSRVRALQTAYQVLRQMESRKVVLPDEVCYRVLMQLCSHYGQPVLSVRVMLDMRRAGIVPNTITYGYYNKAVLEGKWPSGTPGGRLRWAKLRNVVLGAAQFRQPLRERRQRWQRQKQEEEAETAAQEAGGSQTEPYLERPSPTRPLQRQTTWAGRSLRDPASPAGRLVKSGSLGSARGAQPTVEAAVAHMIEALGVLEPRGSPVPWHDGSLSDLSLTGEEPAPGGSPGDAGSALSTQSTETLQGPSGRVPKAGWHQDEASTPRRGLGARLQQLLTPSRRSPASRVPPPELPSDLPPPARRSPMDSLLRPRERPGSTASEVSSASLGSEWDLSESSLSSVSLRHSSERLSDTPGSLQPPSLEILLSSCSLCRACDSLVYDEEIMAGWAPDDSNLNTTCPFCTCPFVPLLSVQTFDSRPSAPSPKSASAGASGSKDAPVPGGPGPVLSDRRLCLALDEPQLCNGHVGGTSRRVESGAWAYLSPLVLRKELESLVENEGSEVLALPELPAAHPIIFWNLLWYFQRLRLPSILPCLVLASCDGPPPPQAPSPWIMPDPASVQVRLLWDVLTPDPNSCPPLYVLWRVHSQIPQRVVWPGPVPASLSLALLESVLRHVGLNEVHKAIGLLLETLGPPPTGLHLQRGIYREILFLTLAALGKDHVDIVAFDKKYKSAFNKLASSTGKEELRQRRAQMPTPKAIDCRKYFGAPLEC; encoded by the exons ATGAAGGCAG ATGCAGTGAGTGAGGGGGGGGCCATGGCGGAGGAGCGGCCCCCCCGGCTGGTGGATTACTTCGTGATAGCTGGGCTTGCAGGGAACGGAGCGCCCATCCCTGAGGAAACGTGGGTTCCTGAACCCAGTGGGCCCCTTCGCCCTCCCCGGCCAGCTGAGCCCATCACAGATGTGGCAGTCATCGCTAGGGCCCTGGGCGAGGAGGTGCCCCAGGGCTACACATGCATCCAGGCTTCTGCCGGGGGCCACCCCTTGGAACTCAGTGCTGGGCTCCTGGGTGGAACTCAACCAGTCATCTGCTACCGGAGGGGGCGTGACAGGCCCCCCCTCGTTGAGCTGGG GGTGTTGTATGAGGGGAAGGAACGTCCCAAGCCTGGCTTCCAAGTGCTAGCTACGACACCCTACAGCCACTCAGCCAACCTGGCCCCTCCAGGCCCTGGGCACCCCCGCACCTACCTCACTTACCGGCGGGCAGCAGAGGGGGCAGGGTTGCATGCCCTGGGCATCACTGACCTCTGCCTGGTGCTGCCCAGCAAGGGCGAGGGAACGCCTCATACTTACTGCCGATTGCCCCGCAACCTCAACCCTGGCATG TGGGGCCCAGCAGTGTACCTGTGCTACAAGGTGGGCCTGGCCAAGGCCAACACGCTGGTGTATGAGGCAG agctgctgggccgCTACCCAGAGGAGGACAATGAGGCGTTCCCGCTGCCCGAGTCAGTGCCCGTCTTCTGCCTGCCCATGGGGGCCACTATCGAGTGCTGGCCTGCCCAGACCAAGTACCCCGTGCCCGTCTTCTCCACCTTTGTGCTCACGGGTGCAGCTGGTGATAAG GTGTACGGTGCTGCCTTGCAGTTCTACGAGGCATTCCCGAGGACCAGGCTCTCAGAGCGGCAAGCGCGGGCCCTGGGCCTGCTGAGCGCCGTGGAGCGGGGCCGGGCACTGGGGGGCCGAGCTGTGCGCAGCCGCCGTGCCATCGCTGTGCTGTCCCGCTGGCCTGCCTTCCCTGCCTTCCGCGCCTTCCTCACCTTCCTCTACCGCTACTCCGTCTCAGGCCCCCACCGCCTGCCCCTGGAAGC gcACATCTCCCACTTCATTCACAatgtccccttcccttccccacagaGACCCCGCATCCTGGTGCAG ATGTCTCCCTATGACAACCTGCTCCTCTGCCAGCCTGTATCCTCACCCCTGCCCCTCAG TGGTGCCAGCTTCCTGCAGCTGCTGCAGAGCCTGGGCCCAGAGCTGGCTATCACGCTGCTGCTGGCTGTGCTCACGGAGCACAAACTGCTAGTCCACTCACTGCGGCCGGACCTGCTCACCAGCGTCTGCGAAGCCCTCGTCTCT ATGATCTTCCCGCTGCACTGGCAGTGCCCCTACATTCCGCTGTGCCCGCTAGTGCTGGCAGACGTGCTGAGCGCCCCCGTGCCCTTCATCGTGGGTATCCACTCCAGTTACTTCGATCTGCATGACCCGCCTGTGGATGTCATCTGTGTTGATCTTGATACCAACACACTCTTCCA CACTGAGGAAAAGAAGCCCCTCTCCCCTCGGATCCTGCCCCGCAGACCCTACAAGGTTCTGCTGACTACACTGACAAACCTATACCAGCAGCTGGATCAGA CATATACTGGACCCGAGGAGGAGGCCTCCCTGGAATTCCTGCTGACAGACTATGAGGCAGTGTGCGGCCGCCGGGCCCAGCTGGAGCGCGAGGTCCAGGGAGCCTTCCTCCGCTTCATGGCCTGCCTGCTCAAGGGCTACCGGGACTTCCTACGCCCGCTCACCCAGGCCCCCTCTGAGGGGTCTCGTGATGTCGACAACCTCTTCTTCCTGCAGG GCTTCCTCAAATCCCGAGAACGCTCCAGCCACAAGCTGTACTCCCAGCTGCTGCACACACAGATGTTCTCGCAGTTCATTGAGGAATGTTCTTTTGGCTCTGCTCGGCATGCTGCCCTGGAATTCTTTGACTCTTGTGTTGACAAG GTCCACCCAGAGCAGGAGAAGCCGGAGCCAACACCCTTGGTGGAGCTGGAGGAGCTGTCAGGAAGTGAGCTCACTGTCTTTATCACACCTCCCGAGGAGCCGCCGGCGCCAGAGGGCAGTGAATCTACCCCCCAGTACTG cTACGATGGGTTCCCCGAACTACGGGCTGAGCTGTTTGAGTCTCCTCAAGAGCAACCCGGGGCTCTGCCTGTGCCAGGTCCATCCCGTAGTGCCCCCAGCAGTCCTGCCCCTCGCCGTACCAAACAG GAGATGAAGATCGCACAGCGGATGGCACAGAAGTCAGCAGCTGTGCCTGAGCTCTGGGCCCGGTGCCTGCTGGGCCACTGCTATGGGCTGTGGTTCCTGTGTCTGCCTGCCTACGTGCGGTCGGCGCCCTCCAGGGTGCGGGCACTGCAAACGGCTTATCAGGTGCTGCGCCAGATGGAGAGCCGCAAGGTGGTGCTGCCCGACGAG GTGTGTTACCGGGTGTTGATGCAGCTCTGCTCACACTATGGGCAGCCCGTGTTGTCCGTGCGGGTCATGCTGGACATGCGGCGGGCAGGCATCGTGCCCAACACCATCACCTACGGCTACTATAACAAG GCCGTGCTGGAAGGCAAGTGGCCGTCTGGTACACCGGGTGGGCGCCTGCGCTGGGCCAAGCTCCGGAACGTGGTCCTGGGGGCTGCTCAGTTCCGCCAGCCCTTGAGAGAACGGCGGCAGCGGTGGCAGCGTcagaagcaggaggaggaggcagaGACGGCAGCACAAGAGGCAGGCGGCTCCCAGACAG AGCCCTATCTGGAGCGCCCCTCCCCTACCCGCCCCCTTCAGCGCCAGACTACCTGGGCTGGGCGAAGCCTGAGGGACCCTGCCTCGCCTGCGGGGCGCCTGGTGAAGAGTGGCAGCCTGGGGAGTGCCCGAGGGGCACAGCCCACTGTGGAGGCTGCCGTGGCCCACA TGATAGAGGCCTTGGGGGTGCTGGAACCCCGGGGATCACCTGTGCCCTGGCACGATGGAAGCCTCTCAGACCTGAGCCTGACCGGGGAGGAGCCGGCACCTGGAGGCAGCCCAGGGGACGCAGGCTCAGCCCTGAGTACCCAGTCCACTGAAACCCTGCAAGGGCCAAGTGGGCGGGTGCCCAAGGCTGGCTGGCATCAGGATGAGGCCAGCACCCCCCGAAGAGGGCTGGGTGCCCGCCTCCAACAGCTGCTCACTCCTTCCCGCCGCTCCCCTGCCTCTCGTGTTCCTCCGCCTGAGCTGCCCTCTGACCTGCCTCCCCCAGCCCGCCGCAGCCCCATGGACAGCCTTCTGCGCCCACGGGAGCGCCCTGGATCCACTGCATCCGAGGTA AGCTCAGCCTCTCTGGGCAGTGAGTGGGACCTCTCAGAATCTTCTCTCAGCAGCGTGAGCCTTCGCCATTCCTCAGAGCGCCTCAGTGACACCCCTGGATCCTTGCAGCCACCTTCCCTGGAA ATCCTGCTGTCTAGCTGCTCCTTGTGCCGCGCCTGTGATTCCCTGGTGTATGATGAGGAGATCATGGCTGGCTGGGCACCTGATGACTCCAACCTCAACACAACCTGTCCCTTCTGCACCTGCCCCTTTGTGCCCCTACTCAGTGTCCAGACCTTTGATTCCCGACCAAG TGCCCCCAGCCCCAAGTCTGCCTCTGCTGGTGCCAGTGGCAGCAAAGATGCTCCTGTCCCTGGGGGCCCAGGCCCTGTGCTCAGTGACCGCAGGCTCTGCCTTGCCCTGGATGAGCCCCAGCTCTGCAACGGACACGTGGGG GGTACGTCCCGGCGTGTCGAGAGTGGGGCATGGGCGTATCTGAGCCCCCTGGTGCTGCGTAAGGAACTGGAGTCGCTGGTAGAGAATGAGGGCAGTGAGGTACTGGCGTTGCCTGAGCTGCCTGCTGCTCACCCCATCATCTTCTGGAACCTTCTGTGGTATTTCCAGCGGCTACGCCTGCCCAGTATTCTGCCATGCCTGGTGCTGGCCTCCTGTGAtggccccccacctccccag GCCCCATCTCCTTGGATAATGCCTGATCCAGCATCTGTGCAGGTGCGGCTGCTGTGGGATgtcctgacccctgaccccaaCAGCTGCCCACCTCTCTATGTGCTCTGGAGGGTCCACA GCCAGATCCCCCAGCGGGTGGTATGGCCAGGCCCAGTACCTGCATCCCTTAGTCTAGCATTGCTGGAGTCCGTGCTGCGCCATGTCGGTCTCAATGAGGTGCACAAGGCTATAGGGCTCCTGCTGGAAACTCTAGGGCCCCCTCCCACTGGCCTGCACCTGCAGAG GGGCATCTACCGTGAGATCTTATTCCTGACATTGGCTGCTCTGGGCAAGGACCACGTGGACATAG TGGCCTTTGACAAGAAGTACAAGTCCGCCTTTAACAAGCTGGCCAGCAGCACGGGCAAGGAGGAACTGAGGCAGCGGCGGGCACAGATGCCCACCCCAAAGGCCATTGACTGCCGAAAATATTTTGGAGCACCTCTGGAATGCTAG